In the genome of Lysobacter sp. BMK333-48F3, the window GTCGTAATAGGAGACATCCAGCACGCAATCCTTGCCACCGCGCTCGCTGCACTCCATCAATGCAATCTGTTCGGCGGACTCTCTGCTGTCGATACCCGAAGCAGTGCCTAGAGCGGCACTGACGCCATCGGCGGCGATCGCGCCCCAAGTGCGCTTCCAAACGGGCTCCGGTCGGGCGGGCTCGCCGGAAGACGAGTTGTGCCCCCAACCCGGAGCGTTCGGCGGAACGCATTGCGGGTTCCCGGCAGACGGAATACCCGCCGGACATTGCGCGTAGGCACCGCCGGCCCAGAATGCCAACGCCAGAACAACCAAGCAGAGGCGAGCTTTCATATGACCCCTTCAGCGTGTCTAACGGAACTATTCCCTAGCTCGCCGCGTATCGACTTTCATCGTATCGGAATGCGCGGGACCGGCGTTGTTGTACGTGCCGGTAGCGTGAGTGTTGCTGGGTGAACCGCCACTGAAACTGCTGGCTCTGTCAGCGGAACCGACTTCACGCGTATTTTGCGTCTGAGGCGCATAACCGCCGCCGTAACCGCCGCCCTCGTAGCCGCGATTATGGCTCGGCGGCTGGCCGGCGCCAGGCGAAGCCTGTCCGCCGCCGAAGCTGTTGAAGGTGCTGAACTGACCCATCACGCCCTGGAAGAACACCGCGGCCATCGGCGGCGCGCTGATGATCAGCACCGACAGGATCAGGCCCAGGCCGCCCTGCTGCAGGGCCTGGCTCGACATGCCGTCGGACGTGTCCAGGCCGGTCAGGGCGCCTGCAATGGCGGTCCCCCACAGAGCCAGGGCGACCTTGGTGACCATCTTCAGCGAGATCGAGATCATCGCGCTGAGCACCGCCATCGAGAACATCGTGCCTATGCCGTAGAACAGCCATTTACTGAACAACTGTTTGGTCTGGTCGAACAGCAAACACAAGATGAATATCGGCCCGAACCCGACGAACAAGGCCATCGCGATTTCGTACAGCAGCAACGAAATGCCGGCGGTGACCGCCGGGCCGCCGGCGCCGACGCCGACGAACCACATCGCCCGGGTCTTCTTGGCGTCGAGGACGTTGTCGTCCATCGCGTCGAGCATATCGATGCTCGACCAGGCCAGCTGCATGTAGCCCAGGTTCTTGTCGATCTCGCTCTCCGGATCGGTGTCCTCGCCGGTGATGACCCAGTGGATCTCCTTCTTGACGTCCTTGGTCAGGAACTGGTGCATCGGAGTGCCGAACATGGCCATGGTCGTGGCCACGCCGACGATCAACGTCGCACGCAGGGAGTTGGTCACCAGGGCCATCATCGAGTCGCGCGACTGGCCGGTGGCGATGCGATAGCCCTGAATCATGATCCACAGGGTCAGCAAGGTCAGGGCGATGCCGCCGGCCCACTGCATCGCGTTGCCGAGGATCTCGATGCCGAACTTCTCGATCTCCTTGCGCAGATATTTCAGGATCAAGCGGAAGAAGATGAAGTCGCCCGCCGAGTCGATGCTGGGGCTCAACCAATCGGTCAAGCCGCTCGCCGATCCGCCAACGAGGTTGAATGCCTTACTCATACCGCCACCACGCCCTCTGGGGCTCATGCCCCTGATTTAGTGAATCCCTTGCTCATCGCGGGAACTCCGTCCCGCGTCGTCCTTTCGCCCGCTATCCGACGCTCAGTTATCGAGCGCCATCTTCAACGCGGTGGTCTTGAACACCGAGCCGAGGATGCCGGCGCGACCGTTCATCGCCGTTTCCACTAGCTGGCGCTGGTTGTCTTCCATCGCCGCGATGTAGCTGTCGTAAGCCTGCATCTGCCCCTCGTAGTTGGCGAACTTGGCCGACATGCCGTTCGCCAGGCGCGCGGAGTCGTTGGCGACCGCCTCCATCGTGCCCTGCTTGAGGTCGCTGTTGCGCTTCTTTTCCAGCTCCTTCATCTGACGCTCCATTTCGGGCAGCGTGTCGCGCGCGAAACGGACGGTGTAGTTGTACTTGTCCACCTTGGCGCTGACGATGTTGGCGCAGATCTGGCGCTGCTGCTTGGCGACGTCGCCGCCGAGATCAAGCTTGAACGCGCCGGTCAACGCGCCGATGATCGGAAGACCGCCGCCGCCGCCGCCGCTGGAGGCGCACTTGGCTGCGACTTCTTCCGACTTGTTCAGCTCCTTCCATTGCTCCTGCGCCGGCATGCCGATCGTGCTCAGCATGCTCTGCAGCTTGACCACCTGCTGCTGGAAGTGCTGAACCTGCTGCTGCAGCTTGGTGTATTCCTTGATGTGCTGGCCGTAACGCTCGGCGAAGCCCTTGATCTGGGTGACGATGTTCTGGATGGTGTGGCCCGGGTCGGTCACCACCCACTGGGCGTTGGCGCTGCCGACGCCGAAAACGCAGGCAGCCGCGAGGGCCGCAACGGCCAGGTTCTTCTTGATCGCCTGCTTGGCATTCATGGTCTTCATCTTCCTTTTCTCCTGATCTCGTAAGTCGCGCTTGACGTTGCGGTTCAAGGTGATCGCGTGATTAAGCGGCGGACCGGCTGGGCGAGGCGCTCTTGGCGCCGCCCTTGCCCGAGCCCTTGCGGTTGTCGTAGAAATCCTGCAGCCAGGCGTCGGGACTGAGATCGTCCGCGGCCACGCCGGCCTTGTGCGCTGCTTTCTCCACCACCTGGTGCATGATCTCGATGTTGTCGGTCGACGAGGAGATCACCGCCAGCGCGTCGTCCATGCCGCGCAGGTTCAACTGGCAGACGGTCGCGGCATGGCCCTGCTTGACCAGGAAGCAACGCGAACGCTCGTCCAGGCTCTTGACCACCTGGTACTCGGCATCGGTGAGCTTGAGGCCTTCGATGTAGTCCTCGCGGCTCGCGTTCGGGTTGGGCAGCAGGATCAGGGTCGCGGTCTGCTCGATCAGCGAGGCCGAGATGTCGCTGGCCAGCGCGTCTTCCGGGCTCTGGGTGGCGAAGATGCCCAGGCCGTTCTGCTTACGGATGGTCTTCTGCTTGTTCTTGGCGAATTCCTTCAGCGCGCCGCCGCCGTCGAGGATCTTCCAGAACTCGTCCATGACGTAGATCAGCGGACGGCCGTCGATCAGCTCTTCCAGGCGATGCAGCAGGTAGTTGATCACCGGCACGCGCACTTCGACGTTGTCGATCACGTCGGTGTAGTCGAAACCGATGATGCTGGCCTTCTCGAGGTTGATCGTGTCGACCGGATTGTCGAACACCCAACCCAGCGAATTGCCCGCGGTCCACTTGCGCAGGCGCGCATAGAGGCCGTCGTCGCCCATGTTGGGCAGGCTCTTCTGCAGGTTGGTCATGCTGCGCAGGTGCATGGGCGTGTCGAGGATGTTCTCGACCGCGCGGAAGATGTCCTCTTCCTCGCGCGCCGAGTACACCGACTTGCCGGCCAGCACCTTGATCAGGTCCGACAGGAACTGGACGTTGGTTTCGTTGTTCTCGCACTGGAACGGGTTGAAGCCGGTCGGCTGGCCGTTCTCGAGCGCGAGGTAGTTGCCGCCGCAGGCGCGGACGAAGATCTCGGCGCCGCGGTCCTTGTCGAAGAAGAAAATCGTCGGCGTCGGCTTGAGCTTCTGCACCTGGCTGAGCAGGAAGTTGATCAGCGCGGTCTTACCGGTACCGGACTTGCCGATCACCATGGTGTTGGCGATCGCCTTCTCGCCGAGCGAGTTCTCGGCCGGATGG includes:
- a CDS encoding type IV secretion system protein, yielding MTDWLSPSIDSAGDFIFFRLILKYLRKEIEKFGIEILGNAMQWAGGIALTLLTLWIMIQGYRIATGQSRDSMMALVTNSLRATLIVGVATTMAMFGTPMHQFLTKDVKKEIHWVITGEDTDPESEIDKNLGYMQLAWSSIDMLDAMDDNVLDAKKTRAMWFVGVGAGGPAVTAGISLLLYEIAMALFVGFGPIFILCLLFDQTKQLFSKWLFYGIGTMFSMAVLSAMISISLKMVTKVALALWGTAIAGALTGLDTSDGMSSQALQQGGLGLILSVLIISAPPMAAVFFQGVMGQFSTFNSFGGGQASPGAGQPPSHNRGYEGGGYGGGYAPQTQNTREVGSADRASSFSGGSPSNTHATGTYNNAGPAHSDTMKVDTRRARE
- a CDS encoding DUF4189 domain-containing protein, translating into MKARLCLVVLALAFWAGGAYAQCPAGIPSAGNPQCVPPNAPGWGHNSSSGEPARPEPVWKRTWGAIAADGVSAALGTASGIDSRESAEQIALMECSERGGKDCVLDVSYYDQCAVLVTGDKRYLVQTAVSIERATEVGMQKCNAKDTNCRVYYSNCTAPIRVQ
- a CDS encoding DUF4141 domain-containing protein — protein: MKTMNAKQAIKKNLAVAALAAACVFGVGSANAQWVVTDPGHTIQNIVTQIKGFAERYGQHIKEYTKLQQQVQHFQQQVVKLQSMLSTIGMPAQEQWKELNKSEEVAAKCASSGGGGGGLPIIGALTGAFKLDLGGDVAKQQRQICANIVSAKVDKYNYTVRFARDTLPEMERQMKELEKKRNSDLKQGTMEAVANDSARLANGMSAKFANYEGQMQAYDSYIAAMEDNQRQLVETAMNGRAGILGSVFKTTALKMALDN